A stretch of the Harpia harpyja isolate bHarHar1 chromosome 5, bHarHar1 primary haplotype, whole genome shotgun sequence genome encodes the following:
- the SLC30A8 gene encoding proton-coupled zinc antiporter SLC30A8 yields MVGSASVAQPSELDSGRMRWHQKNLNEERQQQEAEVTEANPAYHCHGYSQAYENRKREQHQARRKLCVASVICIFFMIAEITGEYIAGSLAVITDAAHILVDLTSFLISLFSLWLASKPPTKQLTFGWHRAEILGALMSMVIVWMVTGVLTYLASMRLLHPDYDIDATVMLITSACAVLANILLSLILHQTGHGHSHEAQAREHVSAPPEKVALSNASLRAAFVHAIGDLFQSISVLISALIIFFKPEYKIADPICTFVFSIFVLATTITILRDILIVLMEGISKGFAYDAVKARILAVEKVESVHSLHLWSLTMNQTILSAHVATADAVDSQKILRDITQALFEHYSFHSITIQIESGEDQKRDCFFCQEPRD; encoded by the exons GATGAGGTGGCATCAAAAGAATTTAAATgaagagaggcagcagcaggaagcaGAAGTTACTGAAGCTAATCCAGCGTATCACTGTCACGGCTACTCACAGGCCTATGAGAACAGAAAAAGGGAACAGCACCAAGCCAGGAGGAAGCTCTGTGTAGCATCAGTAATTTGCATCTTCTTCATGATTGCTGAGATTACAGGGGAGTAT ATTGCCGGGAGCCTGGCGGTGATCACCGATGCGGCACACATCCTGGTGGACCTGACAAGCTTCCTGATCAGCCTCTTCTCACTGTGGCTTGCCTCCAAACCTCCCACCAAACAGTTAACTTTCGGGTGGCACCGAGCAG AAATTCTGGGAGCTTTGATGTCTATGGTAATCGTTTGGATGGTGACTGGTGTGTTGACATATTTGGCTAGCATGAGGCTACTACACCCTGATTATGATATTGATGCTACAGTGATGCTCATTACCTCTGCTTGTGCCGTGCTCGCCAACATCCT ATTAAGCCTGATCCTGCACCAGACTGGCCATGGGCACAGCCATGAGGCACAAGCCAGGGAACACGTGTCGGCCCCTCCAGAAAAGGTAGCTCTGAGCAATGCCAGTCTGCGGGCAGCCTTTGTGCACGCCATCGGAGATCTGTTCCAGAGTATTAGTGTGCTAATTAGCGCACTTATCATCTTCTTTAAG CCAGAATACAAAATAGCTGACCCAATCTGCACATTTGTGTTTTCCATCTTTGTTTTGGCAACCACCATCACCATTTTAAGGGATATTTTGATTGTGTTAATGGAAG GAATATCAAAAGGATTTGCTTATGATGCAGTGAAAGCGAGAATTTTAGCAGTTGAGAAAGTGGAGTCTGTTCACAGCCTTCATCTTTGGTCTCTGACAATGAATCAAACTATTCTATCTGCTCATGTTGCCACAG CAGATGCAGTGGACAGCCAGAAGATTTTGAGAGATATTACCCAAGCCCTGTTTGAGCACTACAGCTTCCACTCCATCACCATTCAGATTGAATCAGGAGAGGATCAGAAACGAGACTGCTTCTTCTGTCAAGAGCCCAGGGATTAA